A region from the Catellatospora sp. TT07R-123 genome encodes:
- a CDS encoding aminotransferase class IV — translation MLQRYDQRNADVKYWVNGVLRHRDEPGISPFDSVVQGGDAVWEGLRLYQGKVFGLDAHLARLRRSAAALGFAAVPSDKEITDALTETLHANAMTDGVHIRLTLTRGVKVTSGMDPRLNQSGCTLIVLAEHKPPVYDTTGLTLATSSVRRPGPDVLDPKIHHNNLINSILAKMEATVAGADDALMLDGRGFVAETNATHLFAVVGGALATPRTVACPEGITRLTVLALAAQHGIEAVERDISLAEMYAADEVFCTGTMGEIAGVTVIDGRTIGEGGIGPVTRRVAEIYLAHARSSGTPVL, via the coding sequence ATGCTGCAGCGCTACGACCAGCGCAACGCCGATGTGAAGTACTGGGTGAACGGGGTGCTGCGGCACCGCGACGAGCCCGGGATCTCCCCGTTCGACTCGGTGGTCCAGGGCGGCGACGCGGTCTGGGAGGGGCTGCGGCTGTACCAGGGGAAGGTCTTCGGGCTCGACGCCCACCTGGCCCGGCTGCGGCGCTCGGCGGCCGCGCTCGGCTTCGCCGCCGTCCCGTCGGACAAGGAGATCACCGACGCGCTGACCGAGACCCTGCACGCCAACGCCATGACCGACGGCGTGCACATCCGGCTCACCCTCACCCGCGGCGTGAAGGTCACCAGCGGCATGGACCCGCGGCTCAACCAGTCCGGCTGCACGCTGATCGTGCTGGCGGAGCACAAGCCGCCCGTGTACGACACCACCGGCCTGACCCTGGCCACCTCCAGCGTCCGCCGCCCCGGCCCCGACGTGCTGGACCCGAAGATCCACCACAACAACCTGATCAACTCGATCCTGGCCAAGATGGAGGCGACCGTCGCGGGCGCCGACGACGCGCTCATGCTCGACGGCCGCGGCTTCGTCGCCGAGACCAACGCGACCCACCTGTTCGCCGTGGTCGGCGGGGCGCTGGCCACCCCGCGTACCGTGGCCTGCCCCGAGGGCATCACCCGGCTGACCGTGCTGGCCCTGGCCGCGCAGCACGGCATCGAGGCGGTCGAGCGCGACATCTCCCTGGCCGAGATGTACGCCGCCGACGAGGTGTTCTGCACCGGCACCATGGGCGAGATCGCCGGGGTGACCGTGATCGACGGCCGTACCATCGGTGAGGGCGGCATCGGCCCGGTGACCAGGCGCGTCGCCGAGATCTACCTCGCCCACGCGCGGAGCTCCGGCACGCCCGTCCTGTGA
- a CDS encoding M4 family metallopeptidase has product MSRRAIVAAAATVATALGAVGIGLAQAHANTGTGVTAGISQVRLDPAARERQLRQAGAEATSIAKQLGLSAAERLVPKDVVVDSDGSRHLRFERTYAGLPVVGGDLVVHLAPGGGLAASDWAAGTRGAITLATTTPKLTRQQAAAAAPGHARHARKPRAATPDLVVYATLSAPVLAYRTTVEGTDTAGDLAREAVITDAASGAVLGGYDLIHEVQGTGNSLLVGQVSLDTTLSGGSYSMTDPVRGNTKIYDAHGASDSNPSQGATLYTDSDNVWGNGAKTDRATVGVDVNYGLSKTWDYYNATFGRAGIRGDGVGAKAYAHVGTNLLNAYWQDSCFCMVFGDGNSSNQTTPVASLDVAGHELTHGVTSNTAGLVYSGESGGLNESTSDIFGTVVEFYTANSSDPGDYYIGEKINWNSGNAGALRRMDDPTLDGNSKGCWYSGVGNLDVHYSSGIGNHFFYLLSEGSGSKTIGGRAHNGVTCNSSTVAGIGRDKAARIWYRALTTYMTSNTNYAAARTASLNAAKDLYGASSVEYWQVSVAWAACSVGTALPSPTTSPTASPSASPSAPSSPSPSPSTPPTSPSPSPTGNPGTNVIVNGDFEAGQTGWSGSPVVNTNATYAHSGTRYAWILGNGFAATEYITQNVTVPTTGTATLSFYLDITTQEWEALAYDTMQVQINGVAKLTYSNLNAGGGYQLRTLDLSAYRGQTVTLRFTGTEDSNLATTFRVDDVSLN; this is encoded by the coding sequence ATGTCACGCAGAGCAATCGTGGCCGCGGCCGCCACGGTGGCGACGGCGCTCGGCGCCGTCGGCATCGGGCTGGCGCAGGCGCACGCGAACACCGGCACCGGTGTCACGGCGGGGATCAGCCAGGTCCGGCTGGACCCGGCGGCGCGGGAGCGGCAGCTGCGCCAGGCCGGCGCCGAGGCGACCTCCATCGCCAAGCAGCTGGGCCTGAGCGCCGCCGAGCGGCTGGTGCCCAAGGACGTGGTCGTCGACTCCGACGGCAGCCGCCACCTGCGCTTCGAGCGCACGTACGCCGGGCTGCCGGTGGTCGGCGGCGACCTGGTGGTGCACCTGGCCCCCGGCGGCGGCCTGGCCGCCTCGGACTGGGCGGCGGGCACGCGGGGCGCGATCACGCTGGCCACGACCACCCCGAAGCTGACCCGTCAGCAGGCCGCCGCGGCCGCCCCCGGGCACGCCCGACACGCCCGCAAGCCGAGGGCCGCGACGCCCGACCTGGTCGTGTACGCGACCCTGAGCGCGCCGGTGCTGGCCTACCGCACCACCGTCGAGGGCACCGACACCGCGGGCGACCTGGCCCGCGAGGCGGTCATCACCGACGCCGCCTCCGGCGCCGTGCTCGGCGGCTACGACCTGATCCACGAGGTGCAGGGCACCGGCAACAGCCTGCTCGTCGGCCAGGTCAGCCTCGACACCACGCTGTCGGGCGGCTCGTACTCGATGACCGACCCGGTGCGCGGCAACACGAAGATCTACGACGCGCACGGGGCGTCGGACAGCAACCCCTCGCAGGGGGCGACGCTCTACACCGACAGCGACAACGTGTGGGGCAACGGGGCCAAGACCGACCGGGCCACGGTCGGCGTGGACGTCAACTACGGCCTGTCCAAGACCTGGGACTACTACAACGCGACGTTCGGCCGGGCGGGCATCCGGGGCGACGGCGTCGGCGCCAAGGCGTACGCGCACGTGGGCACCAACCTGCTCAACGCGTACTGGCAGGACAGCTGCTTCTGCATGGTGTTCGGCGACGGCAACTCCAGCAACCAGACCACCCCGGTGGCCTCGCTGGACGTGGCCGGCCACGAGCTGACCCACGGCGTCACCTCCAACACCGCCGGGCTGGTCTACAGCGGCGAGTCCGGTGGCCTCAACGAGTCCACCTCCGACATCTTCGGCACCGTGGTGGAGTTCTACACCGCCAACAGCAGCGACCCGGGCGACTACTACATCGGCGAGAAGATCAACTGGAACTCCGGCAACGCCGGGGCGCTGCGCCGCATGGACGACCCGACGCTGGACGGCAACAGCAAGGGCTGCTGGTACTCCGGCGTCGGCAACCTCGACGTGCACTACTCCTCCGGCATCGGCAACCACTTCTTCTACCTGCTGTCGGAGGGCAGCGGCAGCAAGACCATCGGGGGCCGCGCGCACAACGGCGTCACCTGCAACAGCTCCACCGTGGCGGGCATCGGGCGGGACAAGGCCGCGCGGATCTGGTACCGGGCACTGACCACGTACATGACGTCCAACACCAACTACGCCGCGGCCCGCACCGCGTCGCTGAACGCCGCCAAGGACCTCTACGGCGCGAGCAGCGTCGAGTACTGGCAGGTCTCGGTCGCGTGGGCGGCGTGCAGCGTCGGCACCGCGCTGCCCTCGCCCACCACCAGCCCGACCGCCTCCCCGTCGGCCTCGCCGTCGGCGCCCTCGTCGCCGTCGCCGTCCCCGAGCACCCCGCCGACCTCGCCGAGCCCGTCGCCGACCGGCAACCCGGGCACGAACGTGATCGTCAACGGTGACTTCGAGGCGGGCCAGACCGGCTGGAGCGGTTCGCCGGTCGTCAACACCAACGCCACCTACGCCCACAGCGGGACCCGGTACGCCTGGATCCTCGGCAACGGCTTCGCCGCCACCGAGTACATCACCCAGAACGTGACCGTCCCGACGACCGGCACCGCGACGCTGTCGTTCTACCTGGACATCACCACGCAGGAGTGGGAGGCCCTGGCCTACGACACCATGCAGGTCCAGATCAACGGCGTGGCCAAGCTGACCTACTCGAACCTCAACGCCGGCGGCGGCTACCAGCTGCGCACCCTGGACCTGTCCGCCTACCGCGGGCAGACCGTCACGCTGCGCTTCACCGGCACCGAGGACTCGAACCTGGCCACCACCTTCCGGGTCGACGACGTGTCGCTGAACTGA
- a CDS encoding AAA family ATPase, with the protein MDSGAMLGRSEEQEQCWAQLRTGGSVLLRGPGGIGKSTLLAALAALAAHAGELVLRACPTAAERELPYLALIDLFGAVLPQLSALPQHLREALDSALLRAAPPTGRATDQLAIRVAVVEGLRLLAAERPVLLVLDDSQFLDEASAEVLAFAARRLAGTPVRVLAAELVDEGAVADSARFCPAPLLELEVSALPSAALRRLLADRMAQPLPAVAADRVCAASGGNPLFALELARAALHARAGESPDDPLPVPQRLRALLAERLAALPAAAGPALLLVATGAKPGREMLPDNDPGLAAALAAGILAVEPDGVLRFSHPLLAELVYGDASPRARRTAHARLAALVEDPVESARHRALAAARPDEALAEQLVAAARIARDRGAPATAATLCRLAAARSPDPDRSARRLLACAEHAAAAGLTEQARATCAAVLRRTDRTARVGARLLLADLLTGTPDAIRVVLDAAAPDAEGDPLLMGLLHAMRADVLARDKGVAVATPEVDEAERLARKSGDADLLLEVMAHRLQVEMQGDTGGELPALAEALPLAQALPLHKASVWVRMGYAIVQMRRGDMGAAVEAARRFTADAERAGRTRDLARTLYTASSIYHRAGLCAEAGEAGRLCALLWREVDLPPTGALVMAGAAELNNGTVEQAAAHLADAVVLGGSMADREWEAYALIFLGRCDLLRRDAATAARNLERGRQLLAELGYHDPTMILVDADLAEALALAGEAARARELLAVARAAALRQNRTVVLLGLDRVEALLDGLSGDARQAADRLRALMAAPHPYPLERLRCALVLAALERRARRRGAARAALTEALDGYEQAGCAPYIRFARQELARLDAGETDLSDADRRLLELLRSGATNRAIAGAMHLSVKAVEANLTRLYRRYGVPNRAALLRVTD; encoded by the coding sequence ATGGACTCAGGCGCGATGCTGGGCCGAAGCGAGGAGCAGGAGCAATGCTGGGCGCAGCTGCGCACCGGCGGGAGCGTCCTGCTGCGCGGGCCTGGTGGAATCGGTAAATCGACGCTGCTGGCGGCGCTGGCGGCGCTGGCCGCGCACGCGGGTGAGCTGGTGCTGCGCGCCTGCCCCACGGCGGCCGAACGCGAGCTGCCGTACCTGGCGCTGATCGACCTCTTCGGCGCGGTGCTGCCGCAGCTGTCCGCGCTGCCGCAGCACCTGCGCGAAGCCCTCGACAGCGCGCTGCTGCGGGCCGCGCCGCCGACCGGGCGGGCCACCGACCAGCTGGCCATCCGGGTCGCGGTCGTGGAGGGGCTGCGGCTGCTGGCCGCCGAGCGGCCGGTGCTGCTGGTGCTGGACGACTCGCAGTTCCTCGACGAGGCCAGCGCCGAGGTGCTGGCCTTCGCCGCCCGGCGGCTGGCGGGCACCCCGGTCCGGGTGCTGGCCGCCGAGCTGGTCGACGAGGGCGCTGTCGCCGACAGCGCCCGGTTCTGCCCCGCGCCGCTGCTGGAGCTGGAGGTCAGCGCCCTGCCGTCGGCGGCGCTGCGCCGCCTGCTGGCCGACCGGATGGCCCAGCCGCTGCCCGCCGTGGCCGCCGACCGGGTCTGCGCGGCCAGCGGCGGCAACCCGCTGTTCGCCCTGGAGCTGGCGCGGGCGGCGCTGCACGCGCGGGCGGGCGAGAGCCCCGACGACCCGCTGCCGGTGCCGCAGCGGCTGCGGGCGCTGCTGGCCGAGCGGCTGGCCGCGCTGCCCGCCGCCGCCGGACCGGCGCTGCTGCTGGTCGCCACGGGCGCCAAGCCGGGCCGGGAGATGCTGCCCGACAACGACCCCGGCCTGGCCGCCGCGCTGGCCGCGGGCATCCTGGCCGTCGAGCCGGACGGGGTGCTGCGCTTCAGCCACCCGCTGCTGGCCGAACTCGTGTACGGCGACGCCTCCCCGCGCGCCCGCCGCACCGCCCACGCCCGCCTCGCCGCGCTGGTGGAAGACCCGGTCGAGTCGGCCCGCCACCGCGCGCTGGCCGCGGCCCGCCCCGACGAGGCGCTGGCCGAGCAGCTGGTCGCGGCGGCCCGGATCGCCCGCGACCGGGGCGCCCCCGCGACCGCGGCGACCCTGTGCCGCCTGGCCGCCGCGCGCAGCCCCGATCCGGACCGGTCGGCGCGGCGCCTGCTGGCCTGCGCCGAGCACGCGGCCGCCGCCGGACTGACCGAGCAGGCCCGTGCCACCTGCGCGGCGGTGCTGCGCCGCACCGACCGCACCGCCCGGGTCGGTGCCCGGCTGCTGCTGGCCGACCTGCTGACCGGCACCCCGGACGCGATCCGGGTGGTGCTGGACGCGGCAGCGCCCGACGCCGAGGGCGACCCGCTGCTGATGGGCCTGCTGCACGCGATGCGCGCCGACGTGCTGGCCCGGGACAAGGGGGTGGCCGTGGCCACGCCCGAGGTCGACGAGGCCGAGCGGCTGGCCCGCAAGTCCGGCGACGCCGACCTGCTGCTGGAGGTGATGGCGCACCGGTTGCAGGTGGAGATGCAGGGCGACACCGGCGGCGAGCTGCCCGCGCTGGCCGAGGCGCTGCCGCTGGCGCAGGCGCTGCCGCTGCACAAGGCGTCGGTGTGGGTGCGGATGGGGTACGCGATCGTGCAGATGCGCCGGGGCGACATGGGCGCGGCGGTCGAGGCCGCCCGCCGGTTCACGGCCGACGCCGAGCGTGCCGGGCGCACCCGCGACCTGGCCCGCACCCTGTACACGGCGTCGTCGATCTACCACCGGGCCGGCCTGTGCGCCGAGGCGGGCGAGGCGGGGCGGCTGTGCGCGCTGCTGTGGCGCGAGGTGGACCTGCCGCCGACCGGCGCCCTGGTCATGGCCGGGGCGGCCGAGCTGAACAACGGCACGGTCGAGCAGGCGGCGGCGCACCTGGCCGACGCGGTGGTGCTCGGCGGGTCCATGGCCGACCGCGAGTGGGAGGCGTACGCGCTGATCTTCCTGGGCCGCTGCGACCTGCTGCGCCGCGACGCCGCGACGGCCGCGCGCAACCTGGAGCGGGGCCGCCAGCTGCTGGCCGAGCTGGGCTACCACGACCCGACCATGATCCTGGTCGACGCGGACCTGGCCGAGGCGCTGGCGCTGGCGGGCGAGGCCGCGCGGGCCCGCGAGCTGCTGGCCGTGGCGCGGGCCGCCGCGCTGCGGCAGAACCGCACCGTGGTGCTGCTCGGGCTGGACCGGGTGGAGGCGCTGCTGGACGGGCTGTCCGGCGACGCCCGGCAGGCCGCCGACCGGCTGCGGGCGCTGATGGCGGCGCCGCACCCGTACCCGCTGGAGCGGCTGCGGTGCGCGCTGGTGCTGGCGGCGCTGGAGCGGCGGGCCCGGCGGCGCGGTGCCGCTCGGGCCGCCCTGACCGAGGCCCTCGACGGGTACGAGCAGGCCGGGTGCGCCCCGTACATCCGGTTCGCCCGGCAGGAGCTGGCGCGGCTGGACGCGGGCGAGACCGATCTGAGCGACGCCGACCGGCGGCTGCTGGAGCTGCTGCGCTCGGGTGCCACGAACCGGGCCATCGCCGGGGCGATGCACCTGTCGGTCAAGGCCGTCGAGGCGAACCTGACCCGGCTGTACCGGCGCTATGGCGTCCCCAACCGGGCCGCACTACTACGGGTGACCGACTGA